In one Nicotiana sylvestris chromosome 8, ASM39365v2, whole genome shotgun sequence genomic region, the following are encoded:
- the LOC138875455 gene encoding uncharacterized protein, with the protein MNALSWNIRSVNTQQAFERLTKMHRQNHYEIVGLMEPKQQAKKLERYRNKIGLAQAISNVSNKIWAFINEVFEVTVMYNMVQQLTLRLFHTKSHVEFVLTLIYAKCDVIERIELWDSLYIMARDMDAPWLVGGDFNVIWDEEEKFGRLPVSLNEIDDFRHCVNTCNLFDLGFKGSIHDGMGEQRKTCDIETPPIKKPFKFLNFWVEHATFKDVVKENWTADFSANPYILFNHKLKKIKEGHFIVE; encoded by the exons ATGAATGCTCTCAGTTGGAATATAAGGTCAGTCAACACACAGCAGGCCTTTGAAAGGTTGACAAAAATGCACAGGCAAAATCACTATGAAATTGTAGGATTAATGGAGCCAAAGCAACAAGCAAAAAAACTGGAAAGGTACAGAAACAAGATAGGACTTGCACAGGCAATTTCAAATGTTTCCAACAAGATCTGGGCTTTCATAAATGAGGTATTTGAGGTAACTGTTATGTACAATATGGTGCAACAATTAACACTACGATTGTTTCATACTAAATCGCATGTGGAGTTTGTCCTAACATTGATATATGCTAAATGTGATGTAATTGAGAGGATAGAATTATGGGATTCATTATATATAATGGCAAGGGATATGGATGCACCATGGCTTGTAGGAGGTGATTTCAATGTAATATGGGATGAAGAAGAGAAGTTTGGTAGGTTACCTGTGTCATTGAATGAAATTGATGACTTTCGACACTGCGTCAACACTTGCAATCTCTTCGACCTTGGATTTAAAGGCAGCATACATGATGGAATGGGAGAGCAGAGGAAGACT TGTGATATTGAGACTCCACCAATAAAAAAGCCTTTTAAGTTCTTGAACTTTTGGGTGGAACATGCGACTTTTAAAGATGTGGTGAAAGAGAATTGGACAGCTGATTTCAGTGCAAATCCTTATATTCTTTTTAatcacaagttaaaaaaaattaaagaaggccATTTCATTGTGGAGTAA